GGGGTGCCGCTGATGTTGTGCGCCCAGCCGACCAACGGTATCGGGTTTCTGGCGCTGAACATGCCGATCGATTCTCTTTCGGCCGAACTGTTGCCGCTTTTGCCGATTTTTAGTGGTCTGTTGACCCAGGTCGGAACCACAGCCTCCAGTTACGTGCAGCTGGCACAAAAGATCGAAGCCGTGTCCGGCGGAATCAGTGCGCGCACTTCGTTGTTGGAGGATCCGCAGGACCATGCGGCCTTCACCGCCAGTTTCGTGGTCAAGGGCAAGGCTCTCACCCGGAACGCAGCCGCGATGTGTGAACTGCTCGGTGAAATCCTGACAGGGCTCGATTTCTCCGATATCGGCCGGATTCGGCAGGTCCTTGATCAAATCCGGATTTCACTGGCAAACTCGGTCCCGTCCTCCGGGCATTCCTATGCCGCCCGCGCCGCAGCTGCCTATCTGTCCCCGGCGGCGCGTCTGCGTGAACTCTGGTCGGGCCTCGAACAGGTTGCGCTGGTCCAGAAACTGGCCCAGCAGGATGATGAGCAGTTGCGGGAGACCGCCGAACGTCTGCAGCAGATCGCTGGGCTGCTCTTCAATCGCAGCGGAATGCAGGCCGCACTGACCGCCGAAGCCGGGCAATTCGAGGCATTTACCTCGCCCCTTGAAGCACTGCTGAAGGTTCTGCCGGGCAAAACGGCGGGCGGGCAGGGGCTCCCTCAGCTGGAGCCTGTCCCTCAACGGCAGGGGTGGGTCTTTTCGGTACCGGTCAACTATGTGACCCGGGTTTTCGCGGCGCCCGCCTTTACCCACCCGGATAGCGCGGCCTTGACAGTACTCTCTAAGCTGCTGCGTTCCGAATACCTGCACCGTGAAATTCGCGAGAAGGGGGGAGCCTACGGCGGAATGGCGGGCTATAATGCGGAAGCCGGAATCTTCTCGCTGCTCTCTTATCGCGATCCGCATCTGGAGCGGACGCTTCAGGTCTACGAAGATGCGATCGCCTGGGTGGTCACGGCAAGCCTCAGCGATGAAGTGATCAAGGAGTCGATTCTGGCCGTTTTCAGTGACCTTGATCGACCGCATTCACCCAGCGGGAACGGTGCGCGCGAATTCGCCAACCGACGCCAGGGGATGACCCTTGAACTGCGCAATCAGATGCGCCGGCGTTTACTGTCAGTCGACCGAAAACAACTGGTGGAGGTGGCGAAACGCTGGTTGATGGGGGAGGGTATCAGTGCCGTGTCGGTCTTGGCCGGTGAAGAGGCGCTGAAGGCGTACAATGCCGCTCATCCCGAACAGGCGCTGGAACTGAAGCGCTTGTGATTGTCCCTACCGGACCAACCTTTATTGAAAGTGTTTTCTTTAGCTATGTCTGATCAATCCTATTTTGCGACCGCCGCGCGCGGACTCGAAACGCTGCTGGTTACGGAACTCGTCTCCTTCGGCGCCGTCGAAGTTGAGGAGGCGATCGGAGGTGTCCACTTTCAGGGTCCGCTGCAGGTTGCCTTGCGGGCCTGTCTCTGGTCGCGGTTGGCGAGTCGGATTCTGGCGCCGATCGCCGAGTTCGCGGCCGATACCACTGATCAACTTTATGACGGTGTCAGGCAGATCGACTGGCGTCAACATCTGGATATCACCAGCAGTCTGGCGGTGGATGCCCATGTGTCGCAATCAAAAATCGACCATTCCCGCTATGCCCTGTTACGGGTCAAAGACGCGGTGGTCGACCAGCTGCGCGACAGCAACGGCCAGCGGCCCAATATCGATCCTCTCGATCCCGATCTGCGACTGAATCTTTATCTTTTCCGTAATCGCGCGACCATCAGCATCGATCTCAGCGGCGCTGCTCTGCACAAGCGTGGTTACCGCAGCGACGGCCTGAGCGCACCGCTCAAAGAGAATCTGGCGGCCGCGATTCTGCTCAGCTGCGACTGGCCAGCAATCCATGCGGCCGGTGGGGCCTTTCTCGACCCGATGTGCGGTTCCGGCACTCTGCCGCTTGAGGCTGCGATGATCGCGACGGATTCCGCTCCCGGTCTCCATCGTGAGCACTTCGGTTTTCTGGGTTGGCGTCAGTTCGACGGTCAGCACTGGGATGAGCTGCTGGAGGAGGCCGAAGCACGCAAGATCGCAGGTCTCGAACGTCAGCATCCACCGCTGATCGGTTACGATGAAAACACCCGCGCCATCCGTCAGGCCTGGGAGCATGCCCGGGCCGCCGGGGTGGATCGCTGGGTGCATTTCGAGCGGCGTGAGCTGGGGCAGGTTGAACCCCCGGCGACCGAGTCGGGGTTGCTGGTGACCAATCCCCCTTACGGTGAACGACTGGGAGAGGCTTCAGACTTGCCGCCCCTTTATAATCGGCTGGGGGAGAAGATGTGTGCCTTCGGCGGCTGGCAGGCGGGGGTGATCACAAGTGAAGTGGAACTGGGGCGGGCCATCGGCCTGCGCGCCCATCAGCGGACCCCGCTCTATAACGGGGCGCTCAAGTGCCAGTTGCTGCATTTTACCCTAGATGAAACCAACCACTGGAAATCACTGGCCGATGGCGCCGGACGTCCGGTGGCTCGCCGGCTGACCGCAGAAGCCGAGATGCTGGCCAACCGTCTGCGCAAGAACCGTAAAAAACTATCAAAGTGGCTGAAAGCTGAACGCCTGGAATGCTACCGTTTGTATGACGCCGATCTGCCGGAATTCAACATGGCGATCGATATTTATGGCGACGAGGTTCATCTTCAGGAATATCAGGCGCCCAAAGATGTCCCCGAACAGAAGGCCGAACGGAGGGTACGTGACGCTGTCTCGGCGGTCATGCAGGTCCTGGAGGTGCCGAACGGAGCGGTACATACCAAACAGCGCCAGCGCCAGAAGGGGGTCAGCCAATATCAACGCCAGGATCGGCGTGGCGTACTCAAACAGGTCAACGAGGGGGATTTGCGGTTTCTGGTGAACTTGAGTGATTATATTGACACTGGGCTGTTTCTGGATCACCGTCCGACGCGCCAACTGTTGCGTTCGCTGGCAGCGGGGACGCGCTTTCTCAATCTGTTTGCCTATACCGGAACCGCCAGCGTTTATGCCGCTGCCGGCGGTGCGGCGGAAACTACCACCGTCGATATGTCCCGCACCTACACCGACTGGGCGCAAAAGAATATGCAGCTGAACGGTTTTGACGGGCCGCAGCATCAGTTCGTGCAGGCCGATTGTCTCAGCTGGCTGGAGCAGCCGCAAAAAAGCTATGATCTGATCTTTCTCGATCCGCCCTCTTTTTCCAATTCCAAGGGGATGGACGGCACCTTTGACATTCAGCGTGATCATGTGAGGATTCTGCAGTCAGTCATCAAATTCCTGGCGTCCGGAGGGATTCTGATTTTTTCCAACAATCTGCGCAGTTTCAAGCTGGACAGCGACCAGTTGCCTGGGCTGAAGATTGAAGAGCTGAGTAACCAGACCCTGCCGCCTGACTTTGCCCGCAACCCGCGGATTCACAACTGCTGGCGCATCGAAAGGGCTTAACTCTTGTGCCTGAAAGAGGGGATGCCATGCACTACCTGTTAGTTCTGATGGTCCTGTTGCTGTCGGGCTGCGGTCTCAGCAGTATGCCGCAGCACATGGCACAGGCGACGCTGGATCAGACCGATCCCGAAACCGTCGCTGCGGCGGCACCCGCCTATCTGCTGCTGTTCGACAGTTTGATTGATGCCGACCCTCAAGACGTTGATTATCTGCGGGATGCTGCTGGGCTTTACGCTCTTTTCGGTGACGTGTTGATTACGGATAAGGTGCGTTCAAAGCGGTTGAGTGAACGCTCTTTTGCTTACGCGAATCGCGCCATCTGCAATGAGGAGCATGAGCTTTGCGGTCTGAATGCCCTGCCATTTGATCCCTTTGTAGCGAAAATGAAAACCTTCGCCGAGCTCGCTCCCGCCCTGCGACTGGTTTATCTGCAGAGCTGGCTGGTCTATTTGAAACATCATGCCGACGACTGGAATGAACTGGCGCGCCTGCCCCAGCTCGAAGCGCTGGTCGGTTACCTCCTGCACCATGAAGAAGGAGCAGAGAGCCCACAGCTGCATCTCTATCTGGCTATTCTGCAGACCCTGCGTCCTGCGATGTATGGTGGCAAGCCGGAAGAGGGACGACTGAATTTTGAGAGAGCCATGAAGCTCGCCCCTGATGATCTCTCGATCAAGGTCGCCTTTGCGCGCTTTTATGCACGTGGAGTTTATGATAAGGAACTTCATGATCGCTTGCTGAATGAGGTGCTGACCGCCGACCCGGTGAAGCCCGGCTTCACCCTGCTGAATACTCTGGCCCAACGTGACGCGCGTGAACTTTTGGCTTCTGGACCTGACTTTTTCTAAAAAACGGAGATAATTAATATGCTGCGCAACCTGTCCCTTCTGTTCCTGCTTCTGCTCATACCCTTATCGGCCAGTGCCCTGACGCTCAAGCTGGCGACCGTCGTCCCTGAAGGCTCAAGCTGGATGGTGCAGATGCGTGACGGCGCCAAACAGGTCGAAGAGAAGACCGCCGGTCGGGTCAAGATCAAGCTCTACGGCGGTGGTGTCATGGGCAATGAAAAGGCGGTACTGCGCAAGATTCGTATCGGGCAGTTGCAGGGCGGTGCCTTTACCAGCGGAGCCATGGCCACGGTCGCTCCTGACCTCAGTCTTTATAGTCTGCCGATGCTGTTCAACTCCCTTGAAGAGGTTGATTTCGTGCGTGCCAGCATGGATTCAATGATGATCAAGGCGCTCAAGGATGCACAGTTTACCTGTTTTGGTCTTGCCGGAGGGGGGATGGCGCTGATGTTCTCCAAGACGCCGATTGCTAATTTGGCCGATCTAGCGGGAAAAAAGGTCTGGGTGCCCGAGGGGGATCTCGCCAGTTATGCCGCGATGGAAGCCAACGGCCTGACCCCGGTTACCCTGCCGTTGACCGATGTGCTCACCGGTCTTCAGACTGGCCTGATCGACGTCATCGGTTCGTCGCCGCTGGCCGCTATCGCCTTTCAGTGGCACACCCAGGTCAAGTATTTCAGCCCGACGCCGCTCTCCTATATTTTCGCCATGCTGGTGCTTGATTCCAAGGTGATGGACAAGATGTCCAGCGCGGATCAGCAGGTGGTAAGCGCGGTATTTGAGGGGATTTATCAGCGGCTCGATAAGGAAAATCGCCAGGAAAATGCCCAGGCCGAAGAGGCCTTGCGCAAACAGGGGCTTATCGAAGAGCAACCGCTGCAGCAACTCGCGCAGATGCGTGCGGCGACTGAAGCCGCCCTTTCAACCCGTGCCCAGGAAGGACTTTTCAGTGCCGATCGCTACGCTGAAATCAAGGCACTGTTACAGAAGTATCGTAGCCAGGGAAAGGGGACAAAGTGAGTATTGGCGGGCTGCTAAAGCGTCTGGATGCGCTGGGTCGACGTATCGAAGATGTGCTGCTCGCAATCCTGCTGACCGGCATGATTCTGCTGGCCGGCTGGCAGATTGTGCAGCGTAATTTTATTGGCGGCGGCATGAGTTGGGCGGACGAGTTTCTGCGCCTGCTGGTCTTGTGGCTCGGCCTGCTCGGAGCCATGGCCGCCAGTCGTGATGACCGTCATATCGCCATCGACTTGTTACTGCGTTTTATGCCGAAGAAAATCAAACCTCTGGTCCAGATCATGTTGCACCTTTTTACTTCGACGGTCTGCGGCATGCTTGCCTTTTATTCGTTTAAATTCATCCAGATGGAACAGGAATATCAAACCAAAGTCATGACCGGGCTGCCCGCGTGGTGGTTTGAACTGATCCTGCCCCTCGGCTTCGGCATGATGTGCCTGCGCTACCTTGGCCATGTGCGTCGCACTATCTACCCACTCCCGGAAGAGGTCGTATGAGCGTGTTACTCCCACTTTTCGCCCTGTTCGGTGCGCCATTGTTCGCGATTATTGCGGCCAGCGCCATGTGGGGTTTTCATTCAAGTGGGATCGATCTGACCGTGATGCCGATCGAGATCTACCGCCTGGCCGAAATGCCGGTGCTGCTGGCGATTCCGCTGTTTACTTTTTCCGGCTATCTGCTCGGCGAAAGCGGCGCTCCGGGTCGCCTGATGCGGCTGTCACGCGCCTTTCTCGGTTGGTTTCCGGGTGGTCTCGGGGTGGTCGCCCTGATCGCCTGTGCCTTCTTTACCGCCTTCACCGGCGCCTCCGGGATCACGATCATTGCCCTGGGAGCGATTCTCTATCCTGCGCTGGAGCAGGCCGGCTACGAGAAAAATTTCAACCTCGGCCTGATTACGACCTCCGGCAGTCTCGGTCTGCTCTTTGCGCCGTCACTCCCTCTGATTCTTTACGGCATTGTCGCGCAGCAGGCGGGTGGTGATATCAGCGTCAATCTGGATGATCTCTTTCTGGCCGGCGCATTGCCGGGGATTTTGATGCTGGTTCTGCTCAGCGGCTACGTGGTCTACAAGCGCCGGGGAAAGAAACTTGGGGGGAAGATAACCCTTGGCGAGGTACGCAGTTCCCTGCGTGAATCGATCTGGGAACTGCCGCTCCCTTTTGTGGTACTGGGCGGAATCTATAGTGGTTACTTTGCCGTCAGCGAAGCTGCCGCGGTTACCGCCTGCTATGTGCTTTTGGTCGAGGTTTTCATCCTGCGTGAAATCTCCCTGCGCCAGCTGCCGGTCATCATGCGTCAATCGATGGTGCTGGTGGGCGGTATCCTGCTGATCCTGGGGGTTTCTCTCGCCTCGACCAGCTACATGATCGACGCCGAAGTTCCGGCCAAACTGTTCCATTATGTCCAGTCGCATGTCGAAGGGCGCCTGACCTTTCTGCTGCTGCTCAATATCTTCCTGCTGTTGCTCGGCGCTCTGCTCGATATTTTCTCGGCGCTGGTGCTGGTCGTTCCGTTGATCCTGCCGGTCGCGCTCAGCTACGGCATTGACCCCCTGCATCTCGGGATCATCTTTCTTGCCAATATGCAGATCGGCTACATCACCCCTCCCGTCGGGCTCAACCTGTTTATTGCCAGTTATCGTTTTGATGTGCCGGTGCTTACGCTCTATAAATCGACCTGGCCGTTCTTTTTACTGCTGCTCGCATCGGTACTGATTATTACCTATGTGCCTTTTTTGTCACTCTGGTTTCGTTAGCATTTGCAAAAAGGGTGCTTCAGCCTGTTAGAATAAATCTATAAAGAACCCTGCCGGTCTTAACGACTGCTCTTAACTTAGATTGGTTGAAGAGGTTTTAAAAATATTCAGCTAAATACTTAAATCGACTAGCTGTTACGCAAGGAGGGACACTTTATGTATTCCATGGACGGTGTAGGGAGAAATACCATCGCGATGGTGCTGGCCGGGGGGAAGGGGGAGCGGCTCAGCCCGCTGACCTTGCGTCGGGCCAAACCGAGCGTAGCCTTCGGCGGGAAGTACAAGATCATCGATTTTGTGCTCTCCAATCTGTTTAATTCGGGGATCAAGAAGGTCTATATCCTCACCCAGTACCGGGCCTACTCACTCAACAAGCATATCCGCGAGTCCTGGGGGAAATGGACCGGACTCGGTGAGTTCTACGTCGATATCTCGCCAGAGACCAGCAGCGAAAGCGAGGAGTGGTTCAAGGGGACCGCCGACGCCATTCTGCAATATCTGCGCTTTGTCGAATCCACCGACGCGGAATATGTGGCGGTCTTCGGCGGTGATCATATTTACAAGATGGACGTCACCCAGATGATCAATTTCCACCGCATGAATCGTGCAGACATCACGATTGCCGCGCTGGAAGTCCCGGTCGAAGAAGCCAGCCGGTTTGGGGTTTTTTCCGTGGACGAAGAGTCGCAGGTCATCGGGTTCGATGAAAAGCCAGAGAAACCTGAACGGATTCCGGGGCGCGAGACCTGTTTTGCCTCCATGGGCAACTATATTTTCCCCACCAAAAAGTTGATCGAAGTGCTGCTCGAGGGGAAGAAAAAGCATGCGGATCTTGATTTCGGCAAGCACGTGATCCCGATGATGCTGGCAAAGGGGGACCGGGTCTTTGCCTACAACTTCAATGATAACCTGATCTCCGGCATGCGGGCCGAGGAGCGTGGTTATTGGCGTGACGTGGGCACCCTTGACTCTTATTATGAGGCGAACATGGATCTGGTCAATGTGTCGCCGCAGCTGAACCTGTATAACTACAAGTGGCCCATTTTGACCAATCAGGGGAATCTGCCGCCCGCCAAGACTGTTTTTGACGGTGATGACCGTCGCGGCCAGAATATTGATTCCTACGTCTGTGCCGGCTGTATCACCAGCGGCAGCACGGTGCGACGCTCGATTCTGGGACCGCGCTGTAAAATCAACAGCTACAGCCTGGTTGAAGACTCCATCCTCTTCGAAAATGTCACGGTCGGACGGCACGTCCAGATCCGCAAAGTGATTATCGACAAGAATGTCGCGATACCGGACGGGGCGATCATCGGCTATGATCCTGACGCCGATCGGAGCAAGGGGTTCACGGTAACCGAATCCGGGATTGTCGTGGTGCCGCGACCCGATAAGTGATCTGTGACACCTGTGCATGAAGGAGGACTTTTTCCCGAGTCGATATTCTGGAAAAAACAGGTCGTGAAGCGACAGGACCAAACCCCGTGATCGCCCCTCTCTAGTCTGGCAATGACTTAGCCTGCGACTATTTATCAAATAAAGAAAGGCCAACCCTGTGTCGAGGTTGGCCTTTCTTTATTTGAACTGAACGATAGGTTGCAGTCCTTGTTTGTCCTGCAAGGTACCTGACCCTTTGGTATTTATCAGAATGCTACTGTCGGGTCAGATTCCGATAACGGATACGGTGGGGCTGGTCGGCGTCGCGACCGAGGCGCTTTTTACGGTCTTCTTCATATTCGGAGTAGTTCCCTTCGAACCAGAGTACCTGAGAATCCCCCTCAAAGGCGAGGATGTGGGTGGCGATGCGGTCGAGGAACCAGCGGTCATGGCTGATGACCACGGCGCAGCCGCCGAAGTTTTCGAGCCCCTCTTCCATGGCGCGCAGGGTGTTGACGTCGAGGTCATTGGTCGGCTCATCGAGCAAGAGGACGTTGGCTTCCTCGCGCAGCATTTTGGCCAGGTGCACGCGGTTGCGCTCGCCGCCGGAGAGGACGCCGACCTTCTTCTGCTGGTCGCTGCCGGAAAAGTTGAAGCGCGCGACATAGGCGCGGCTGTTGACCGACTGGTTGCCGACCATGATGATCTCCTGGCCGCCGGTGATCTCTTCGAAGATGGTTTTGTTGGCGTCGAGTTGACGGGCTTGATCGACGTAGCCGAGTTTGACGGTTTCGCCGACCTTGATACTGCCGCTGTCGGGCTGATCCAGGCCGGTGATCATGCGGAAGAGCGTGGTTTTACCGGCGCCGTTGGGGCCGATGACACCGACAATGCCGCCGGGGGGGAGGCTGAAGCTGAGTTTGTCGATGAGCAGGCGCTCGCCGAAGGCCTTGCTGATCTCCTTGGCTTCCACGACGATCCCGCCGAGGCGTGGTCCCGGCGGAATATAGAGTTCCAGCGTCTGCTCTTTGGCTGCGGCCTCATTGCCGAGCAGTTTTTCGTAGGCGCTGATCCGTGATTGACTTTTGGCATGCCGACCCTTGGGCGACATGCGGATCCACTCCAACTCGCGTTGCAGGGTCTGCTGGCGCTTGCTTTCGGACTTCTCTTCCTTCCGCAGCCGCTCCTGTTTCTGCTCCAGCCAACTGGAATAGTTTCCCTTCCAGGGGATGCCCTGGCCACGATCGAGCTCTAAAATCCAGCCGGCGACATTGTCAAGAAAGTAACGGTCGTGGGTGACCGCGATGACCGTTCCCTGATAACGCTGCAGGTGCTGCTCCAGCCAGGCGACGGTTTCGGCGTCCAGGTGGTTGGTCGGCTCGTCGAGGAGCAGAATGTCCGGTTTCGCCAGCAGCAGGCGGCAGAGCGCCACGCGGCGTTTTTCACCACCGGACAGATTCTTGATCGGGGTCTCGGGCGGCGGGCAGCGTAGCGATTCTTCGGCCAGTTCCAGGCGCGAGTCGAGATCCCAGGCGTCAGAGGCATCAAGTTTATCCTGTACCTTGGCCTGGCGTTCGAGCAGTTTGTCCATATCGCAATCAGGATCGGCGAAAGCGTTGTTGATCTCTTCAAATTCGGCCAGCAGATCGACGGTCTCCTGAACACCTTCCTTGACCACATCACGCACGGTCTTACTGTCGTCGAGTTTCGGTTCCTGCTCCAGATAGCCGACGCTGTAATCGCCGGAAAGGGCCGCTTCGCCGTTAAAATCTTTGTCGACCCCAGCCATGATCTTGAGCAGGGTCGATTTGCCTGAACCGTTCAGACCGAGCACACCGATCTTGGCTCCATAGTAATAGGAGAGGGAGATGTCTTTGATGATCGGCTGCTTGTTGTAGCTCTTGCTGACGCGCATCATTGAATAGATGATTTTTTTTGTGTCTTCGCTCATGGTTTCAACCGGGTGGCTAGGGATTAAGAAACAGTGAAATAATCGAAGGGTCTGTATAGCATTGCCACTGCCCGGGGGGCAAGTGGGGCAGGCGCCGGAGCTGTCAGTTGCGATACTCATTTCATCACTAAGGCTGAATTGCTTCCGGGAGTCGAGATAGAGGCGGTTTTGTCGGGGGACGCACAGCATAACCATTTTGGAGGAGGGGCGCAGAGCTTGATCGAATTTTCAGTTGGATCGACCAGAAATCTGGTTCAGGTCGGCTTTTTTGGGACACGCTTCAGAGATTGCAAAAAGCGCAGTTTTGATGCTAGATTGCGCCAGTGAATAGATACTTACCTTCAGGTCCAGCCTCGCTATGAGTCGCACGCAGAAATTTATTGTTGCTGATGCTGATCTCGTCGGAGCACTTTTGGGCCGTCAGAATCGCTATGTAAAGCAGGTCGCGCTCGCGCTAGGGATACGTATTGGCAGCAAGGGACTTGAGCTGCATTTCTCCGGTGACGCCGCCCAGGCTGAAATCGGACGGCGGGTTTTCGAAGAACTGGAGCAACTCCTCAAAGAGGGGATGCCGCTCTATCCCCCCGATGTCGATTATGCAGTGCGGATTCTTTGTCAGGATTCC
Above is a genomic segment from Geopsychrobacter electrodiphilus DSM 16401 containing:
- a CDS encoding TRAP transporter small permease; this encodes MSIGGLLKRLDALGRRIEDVLLAILLTGMILLAGWQIVQRNFIGGGMSWADEFLRLLVLWLGLLGAMAASRDDRHIAIDLLLRFMPKKIKPLVQIMLHLFTSTVCGMLAFYSFKFIQMEQEYQTKVMTGLPAWWFELILPLGFGMMCLRYLGHVRRTIYPLPEEVV
- a CDS encoding TRAP transporter large permease; the protein is MSVLLPLFALFGAPLFAIIAASAMWGFHSSGIDLTVMPIEIYRLAEMPVLLAIPLFTFSGYLLGESGAPGRLMRLSRAFLGWFPGGLGVVALIACAFFTAFTGASGITIIALGAILYPALEQAGYEKNFNLGLITTSGSLGLLFAPSLPLILYGIVAQQAGGDISVNLDDLFLAGALPGILMLVLLSGYVVYKRRGKKLGGKITLGEVRSSLRESIWELPLPFVVLGGIYSGYFAVSEAAAVTACYVLLVEVFILREISLRQLPVIMRQSMVLVGGILLILGVSLASTSYMIDAEVPAKLFHYVQSHVEGRLTFLLLLNIFLLLLGALLDIFSALVLVVPLILPVALSYGIDPLHLGIIFLANMQIGYITPPVGLNLFIASYRFDVPVLTLYKSTWPFFLLLLASVLIITYVPFLSLWFR
- the ettA gene encoding energy-dependent translational throttle protein EttA; the encoded protein is MSEDTKKIIYSMMRVSKSYNKQPIIKDISLSYYYGAKIGVLGLNGSGKSTLLKIMAGVDKDFNGEAALSGDYSVGYLEQEPKLDDSKTVRDVVKEGVQETVDLLAEFEEINNAFADPDCDMDKLLERQAKVQDKLDASDAWDLDSRLELAEESLRCPPPETPIKNLSGGEKRRVALCRLLLAKPDILLLDEPTNHLDAETVAWLEQHLQRYQGTVIAVTHDRYFLDNVAGWILELDRGQGIPWKGNYSSWLEQKQERLRKEEKSESKRQQTLQRELEWIRMSPKGRHAKSQSRISAYEKLLGNEAAAKEQTLELYIPPGPRLGGIVVEAKEISKAFGERLLIDKLSFSLPPGGIVGVIGPNGAGKTTLFRMITGLDQPDSGSIKVGETVKLGYVDQARQLDANKTIFEEITGGQEIIMVGNQSVNSRAYVARFNFSGSDQQKKVGVLSGGERNRVHLAKMLREEANVLLLDEPTNDLDVNTLRAMEEGLENFGGCAVVISHDRWFLDRIATHILAFEGDSQVLWFEGNYSEYEEDRKKRLGRDADQPHRIRYRNLTRQ
- a CDS encoding TRAP transporter TatT component family protein; amino-acid sequence: MHYLLVLMVLLLSGCGLSSMPQHMAQATLDQTDPETVAAAAPAYLLLFDSLIDADPQDVDYLRDAAGLYALFGDVLITDKVRSKRLSERSFAYANRAICNEEHELCGLNALPFDPFVAKMKTFAELAPALRLVYLQSWLVYLKHHADDWNELARLPQLEALVGYLLHHEEGAESPQLHLYLAILQTLRPAMYGGKPEEGRLNFERAMKLAPDDLSIKVAFARFYARGVYDKELHDRLLNEVLTADPVKPGFTLLNTLAQRDARELLASGPDFF
- the glgC gene encoding glucose-1-phosphate adenylyltransferase, which encodes MYSMDGVGRNTIAMVLAGGKGERLSPLTLRRAKPSVAFGGKYKIIDFVLSNLFNSGIKKVYILTQYRAYSLNKHIRESWGKWTGLGEFYVDISPETSSESEEWFKGTADAILQYLRFVESTDAEYVAVFGGDHIYKMDVTQMINFHRMNRADITIAALEVPVEEASRFGVFSVDEESQVIGFDEKPEKPERIPGRETCFASMGNYIFPTKKLIEVLLEGKKKHADLDFGKHVIPMMLAKGDRVFAYNFNDNLISGMRAEERGYWRDVGTLDSYYEANMDLVNVSPQLNLYNYKWPILTNQGNLPPAKTVFDGDDRRGQNIDSYVCAGCITSGSTVRRSILGPRCKINSYSLVEDSILFENVTVGRHVQIRKVIIDKNVAIPDGAIIGYDPDADRSKGFTVTESGIVVVPRPDK
- the rlmKL gene encoding bifunctional 23S rRNA (guanine(2069)-N(7))-methyltransferase RlmK/23S rRNA (guanine(2445)-N(2))-methyltransferase RlmL: MSDQSYFATAARGLETLLVTELVSFGAVEVEEAIGGVHFQGPLQVALRACLWSRLASRILAPIAEFAADTTDQLYDGVRQIDWRQHLDITSSLAVDAHVSQSKIDHSRYALLRVKDAVVDQLRDSNGQRPNIDPLDPDLRLNLYLFRNRATISIDLSGAALHKRGYRSDGLSAPLKENLAAAILLSCDWPAIHAAGGAFLDPMCGSGTLPLEAAMIATDSAPGLHREHFGFLGWRQFDGQHWDELLEEAEARKIAGLERQHPPLIGYDENTRAIRQAWEHARAAGVDRWVHFERRELGQVEPPATESGLLVTNPPYGERLGEASDLPPLYNRLGEKMCAFGGWQAGVITSEVELGRAIGLRAHQRTPLYNGALKCQLLHFTLDETNHWKSLADGAGRPVARRLTAEAEMLANRLRKNRKKLSKWLKAERLECYRLYDADLPEFNMAIDIYGDEVHLQEYQAPKDVPEQKAERRVRDAVSAVMQVLEVPNGAVHTKQRQRQKGVSQYQRQDRRGVLKQVNEGDLRFLVNLSDYIDTGLFLDHRPTRQLLRSLAAGTRFLNLFAYTGTASVYAAAGGAAETTTVDMSRTYTDWAQKNMQLNGFDGPQHQFVQADCLSWLEQPQKSYDLIFLDPPSFSNSKGMDGTFDIQRDHVRILQSVIKFLASGGILIFSNNLRSFKLDSDQLPGLKIEELSNQTLPPDFARNPRIHNCWRIERA
- the dctP gene encoding TRAP transporter substrate-binding protein DctP produces the protein MLRNLSLLFLLLLIPLSASALTLKLATVVPEGSSWMVQMRDGAKQVEEKTAGRVKIKLYGGGVMGNEKAVLRKIRIGQLQGGAFTSGAMATVAPDLSLYSLPMLFNSLEEVDFVRASMDSMMIKALKDAQFTCFGLAGGGMALMFSKTPIANLADLAGKKVWVPEGDLASYAAMEANGLTPVTLPLTDVLTGLQTGLIDVIGSSPLAAIAFQWHTQVKYFSPTPLSYIFAMLVLDSKVMDKMSSADQQVVSAVFEGIYQRLDKENRQENAQAEEALRKQGLIEEQPLQQLAQMRAATEAALSTRAQEGLFSADRYAEIKALLQKYRSQGKGTK